A stretch of Bradyrhizobium sp. AZCC 2262 DNA encodes these proteins:
- a CDS encoding ligase-associated DNA damage response DEXH box helicase, translated as MTLALHPDISLLPDVFLRWFAARGWSPREHQLALLAKARDDRSALLIAPTGAGKTLAGFLPTLAELSSSAASKGSGEKNLISTGRTVKRTGGLHTLYISPLKALAVDIARNLETPIAEMGLPIKVETRTGDTPVSRRQRQRRYPPDILLTTPEQLALLLSSDDAPFLFSSLKRIVLDELHALVTSKRGDLLSLGLARLWRLAPEMRAIGLSATVAEPESLARFLAPQHDGKETAADIVVAGGAAAPVVEMLDTKERLPWAGHTARHALGEMYELIKRNKTTLIFVNTRSQAEMLFQDFWRMNDDGLAIALHHGSLDVAQRRKVEDAMAAGKLRGVVCTSSLDLGIDWGDIDLVINVGAPKGSSRLMQRIGRANHRLDEPSRAVLIPANRFEVLECRVAIDAIAENAQDTPPLRTGGLDVLAQHVLGCACGEPFLSDELYAEVLTSAPYASLTRTDFDDVVDFVATGGYALKTYERFARIKQDKQGRWRVANPRVRQSYRLNVGTIVEEAMLKVKLVRGRGGRAGSTGMIGRGGRMLGEIEEYFIEGLVAGDTFVFGGEIVRYEALVEDQVYVSRANDKDAKVPSYMGGKFPLSTYLAERVRKLLDDRRQWNALPEQVRDWLSLQKNFSLVPAVRELLVETFPRGNKHYFVCYPFEGRLAHQTLGMLLTRRMERARVRPLGFVANEYALAVWGLGDMSFMIRHGKLDLNALFAPDMLGDDLEAWLAESALMKRTFRNCALISGLIPRRFTGEEKSRRQVLFSTDLVYDVLRKHQADHVLLRAARADAAAGLLDLKRLGDMLSRILGRITHRELEHVSPLAVPVMLEIGRESVYGEAADELLAEAADELIKEAMG; from the coding sequence GTGACCCTCGCGCTGCACCCCGACATATCGCTGCTTCCGGACGTTTTTCTCCGCTGGTTCGCCGCGCGCGGCTGGTCGCCGCGCGAGCATCAATTGGCGCTGCTGGCAAAAGCGCGCGACGACCGCTCCGCGCTGCTGATCGCGCCGACCGGCGCCGGCAAGACGTTGGCCGGATTTCTGCCGACGCTGGCGGAACTCTCTTCTTCCGCTGCTTCGAAGGGGAGCGGCGAGAAGAACCTCATCTCCACCGGCCGCACCGTGAAGCGCACCGGCGGCCTCCACACCCTCTACATCTCGCCGCTGAAAGCCCTCGCGGTCGATATCGCGCGCAATCTCGAGACGCCGATTGCCGAGATGGGCCTGCCGATCAAGGTCGAGACCCGCACCGGCGACACACCGGTGTCGCGACGGCAGCGGCAGCGGCGCTATCCGCCGGACATCCTGCTCACCACGCCGGAACAATTGGCGCTGTTGCTGTCGTCCGACGATGCACCGTTCCTGTTCTCCTCGCTCAAGCGCATCGTGCTCGACGAATTGCATGCGCTCGTCACCTCCAAGCGCGGCGATCTGCTGTCGCTTGGTCTCGCGCGGCTGTGGCGGCTGGCGCCCGAAATGCGCGCGATCGGGCTTTCCGCGACGGTGGCCGAACCGGAATCGCTGGCGCGGTTTCTGGCGCCGCAGCACGATGGCAAGGAAACAGCCGCCGACATCGTCGTGGCCGGCGGCGCGGCGGCACCAGTTGTCGAGATGCTCGATACCAAGGAGCGCTTGCCATGGGCGGGCCACACCGCGCGCCATGCGCTCGGCGAAATGTACGAGCTGATCAAGCGCAACAAGACCACGCTGATCTTCGTCAACACCCGCAGCCAGGCCGAAATGCTGTTCCAGGATTTCTGGCGCATGAACGACGACGGCCTCGCGATTGCCCTGCATCACGGTTCGCTTGACGTCGCTCAGCGCCGCAAAGTCGAGGATGCGATGGCGGCCGGAAAGCTGCGCGGCGTGGTCTGCACGTCATCGCTCGACCTCGGCATCGACTGGGGCGACATCGATCTCGTCATCAATGTCGGTGCGCCCAAGGGGTCCTCGCGTCTGATGCAAAGAATCGGCCGCGCCAACCACCGGCTCGACGAGCCCTCGCGCGCGGTCCTGATACCGGCCAACCGTTTCGAGGTGCTGGAATGCCGCGTCGCGATCGATGCGATCGCCGAGAATGCACAGGATACGCCGCCCTTGCGTACCGGTGGGCTCGACGTGCTGGCGCAGCACGTGCTCGGCTGCGCCTGCGGCGAGCCGTTCCTGTCAGACGAGCTTTACGCGGAAGTTCTGACATCGGCGCCATATGCTTCTCTCACGCGAACCGATTTCGACGACGTGGTCGATTTCGTCGCCACCGGCGGCTATGCGCTGAAAACCTACGAGCGCTTCGCGCGCATCAAGCAGGACAAGCAGGGGCGCTGGCGTGTCGCCAACCCAAGAGTGCGGCAGAGCTACCGCCTCAACGTCGGCACCATCGTCGAAGAGGCGATGCTGAAGGTAAAGCTGGTGCGCGGACGCGGTGGCCGGGCCGGCTCCACCGGAATGATCGGCCGCGGCGGCAGGATGCTCGGCGAGATTGAGGAATACTTTATCGAGGGACTGGTCGCCGGCGACACCTTTGTGTTCGGCGGCGAGATCGTACGCTACGAGGCACTGGTCGAGGACCAGGTCTATGTCTCCCGCGCCAACGACAAGGATGCCAAAGTGCCGTCCTATATGGGCGGCAAGTTTCCGCTGTCTACCTATCTTGCCGAACGCGTGCGGAAACTGCTGGACGACCGGCGGCAGTGGAATGCGCTGCCGGAGCAGGTGCGCGACTGGCTGTCGCTACAGAAAAATTTTTCACTTGTGCCGGCAGTGCGGGAACTGCTGGTTGAAACCTTTCCCCGCGGCAACAAGCATTACTTCGTCTGCTATCCCTTCGAGGGGCGGCTGGCGCACCAGACACTCGGCATGCTGCTGACCCGGCGCATGGAGCGCGCGCGAGTGCGGCCGCTCGGCTTCGTCGCCAATGAATATGCGTTGGCGGTGTGGGGCCTCGGCGACATGTCGTTCATGATCCGCCACGGCAAGCTCGATCTCAACGCGCTGTTCGCCCCCGACATGCTTGGCGACGATCTCGAGGCGTGGCTGGCGGAATCGGCGCTGATGAAGCGCACCTTCCGGAACTGCGCGCTGATCTCCGGCCTGATCCCGCGCCGCTTCACCGGCGAAGAGAAAAGCCGCCGCCAGGTGCTGTTCTCGACCGACCTCGTCTATGACGTGCTGCGCAAGCATCAGGCTGACCACGTGCTGTTGCGCGCGGCGCGCGCGGACGCCGCCGCCGGGCTGCTCGATCTCAAGCGTCTGGGTGATATGCTCTCGCGTATTCTGGGACGAATCACCCATCGGGAACTCGAACATGTTTCGCCGCTCGCGGTACCGGTGATGCTGGAAATCGGCCGCGAGTCAGTTTATGGCGAAGCGGCGGATGAGTTGTTGGCGGAAGCCGCCGATGAACTCATCAAAGAGGCGATGGGGTAA
- a CDS encoding outer membrane protein, whose product MAAIYDWTGFYVGVNAGLGVGRDLTTINAPPTNFTEISYQSPFGALGGVQAGYNWQAGHWVFGVEADIQGADLHDNYTCVSSCLPARSITFDQRIDWFGTARARLGYASGPVLTYVTGGFAYANVKDTMANTFAPVFGGIAFPVTTATTVNQEVRTGYVIGSGVEASLGGNWTGKIEYLYLDLGNRSTTVGANTFSFEYREHIFRGGLNYRIGAPDSRAESIAMNWSGFYLGANGGTGLGRDRSELQFASLPHITLSPLGFIGGVQGGYNWQAANWVFGVEADIQGSSMRDDKACVFNCNAVTFAQFDQRLPWLGTLRGRIGYAAGSNLFYATAGLAYGEVKTRIFSSFGGTNTVDISNTRAGWTAGAGIETPFELFGLFGPGWTSKTEYLYVDLGASTTPFTNNGVTTTFATGATEHIFRTGLNYHFNQPVVAKY is encoded by the coding sequence GTGGCGGCAATCTACGACTGGACCGGCTTCTATGTCGGCGTCAATGCCGGGCTCGGGGTCGGGCGTGACCTCACCACCATTAACGCGCCGCCCACGAACTTCACGGAAATCTCCTACCAGTCGCCGTTCGGCGCGCTTGGCGGCGTACAGGCCGGTTACAACTGGCAGGCCGGACACTGGGTCTTCGGCGTCGAGGCGGACATCCAGGGCGCCGATCTGCATGACAATTATACCTGCGTGTCGAGCTGCCTCCCGGCCAGGTCCATCACGTTCGACCAGCGGATCGATTGGTTCGGCACCGCGCGCGCCCGCCTCGGCTATGCCAGCGGCCCGGTGCTGACCTACGTAACGGGCGGCTTCGCCTACGCCAACGTGAAGGACACGATGGCAAACACGTTCGCGCCGGTGTTCGGCGGGATCGCCTTCCCCGTCACAACGGCCACTACCGTGAACCAGGAGGTCCGGACCGGCTACGTGATCGGCAGCGGCGTCGAAGCTTCGCTCGGCGGCAACTGGACCGGGAAGATCGAATATCTCTATCTCGATCTCGGCAACCGATCGACGACCGTCGGGGCCAACACCTTCAGCTTCGAATATCGCGAGCACATTTTTCGCGGCGGGCTGAACTACCGGATCGGCGCCCCGGATTCGCGCGCGGAATCGATCGCGATGAACTGGAGCGGATTCTATCTCGGCGCCAATGGCGGCACCGGACTGGGACGCGACCGCAGCGAGCTTCAGTTTGCGTCGCTTCCGCACATTACCCTGAGTCCCCTCGGCTTCATCGGCGGCGTGCAGGGCGGCTATAACTGGCAGGCTGCGAACTGGGTGTTCGGCGTGGAAGCCGACATTCAGGGTTCGTCGATGCGGGACGACAAGGCCTGCGTGTTCAACTGCAACGCCGTGACGTTCGCGCAATTTGACCAGCGTCTGCCGTGGCTCGGCACCCTGCGTGGCCGGATCGGTTACGCGGCCGGATCGAATTTGTTCTATGCCACCGCCGGCCTGGCGTATGGCGAGGTCAAGACCCGCATCTTCTCCTCGTTCGGCGGCACCAACACTGTCGACATTTCCAACACCAGGGCCGGCTGGACGGCAGGTGCCGGCATCGAAACGCCGTTCGAGCTGTTCGGCTTGTTTGGGCCCGGCTGGACGTCGAAGACCGAATATCTCTATGTCGACCTCGGCGCGTCGACGACCCCGTTCACCAACAACGGCGTCACCACGACATTCGCCACCGGCGCGACCGAACACATCTTCCGTACCGGACTCAACTACCACTTCAACCAGCCGGTGGTCGCGAAGTACTGA
- the pdeM gene encoding ligase-associated DNA damage response endonuclease PdeM has protein sequence MRASKVMVADVTFVADLFGALFWQEQRLLVVSDLHLEKGSSFAARGVLLPPYDTVATLGRLAAVIARHDPRMVIALGDSFHDRAAHERLSAPDREALSAMQARRDWIWISGNHDPALPPDLGGVVASEVAIGPIVFRHEPTGAAGEIAGHLHPKARVATRGRPMERRCFASDGERAVMPAFGAYTGGLSIRDVAFAKIFGALGFMAHVLGDNRVHAIAASRCY, from the coding sequence ATGCGCGCCTCGAAGGTCATGGTTGCCGACGTCACGTTCGTTGCCGACCTCTTCGGCGCGCTGTTCTGGCAGGAGCAGCGCCTGCTCGTCGTCTCCGACCTGCATCTGGAGAAAGGCTCCAGCTTTGCGGCGCGCGGTGTGCTGCTGCCACCCTATGACACGGTGGCGACGCTCGGCCGTCTCGCCGCCGTGATCGCGCGGCATGACCCGCGCATGGTGATCGCGCTCGGCGACAGCTTTCATGACCGCGCCGCCCACGAACGTCTTTCGGCGCCCGATCGCGAGGCGCTCTCGGCGATGCAGGCGCGGCGCGACTGGATCTGGATTTCGGGCAATCATGATCCAGCGCTGCCGCCCGATCTCGGCGGCGTGGTCGCGAGCGAAGTCGCGATCGGCCCGATTGTGTTCCGCCATGAGCCGACAGGGGCGGCGGGCGAAATCGCCGGCCATCTGCATCCCAAGGCACGCGTCGCCACCCGTGGCCGCCCGATGGAGCGGCGATGCTTTGCGAGCGACGGCGAGCGCGCGGTGATGCCGGCGTTCGGCGCCTATACCGGTGGGCTGAGCATCCGCGACGTCGCGTTCGCGAAAATCTTTGGCGCGCTCGGCTTCATGGCTCACGTGCTCGGCGACAACCGGGTACATGCCATCGCTGCCTCGCGCTGCTATTAG
- a CDS encoding MBL fold metallo-hydrolase — translation MSLSITLIGGPTALIEIDGFRLLTDPTFDEPGAYQLPHVKLEKLTGPAMSARDVGAIDAVLLSHDQHSDNLDHSGRDFLGEAKRVLTTEAGAKRLGGKTEGFAPWASTELKKGGQSLTITATPARHGPAGIEPLSGDVIGFVVESSRAGSRPIYISGDTTWFDGVAEVAKRFKCGVVLPFAGAAQTRGPFHLTMDTNDTIETARAFSDAVIVPVHTDGWAHFRQSAGDLRATFDTLGFGSRLRILEPGVATTIETAHPA, via the coding sequence ATGAGCCTATCAATCACCCTGATCGGCGGCCCCACCGCCCTGATCGAGATCGACGGCTTCCGTCTCCTCACCGATCCGACCTTCGATGAGCCCGGCGCTTATCAACTGCCGCATGTGAAGCTGGAGAAGTTGACCGGGCCCGCAATGAGCGCGCGCGATGTCGGCGCGATCGATGCGGTGCTGCTGAGCCACGATCAGCATTCGGACAATCTCGACCATTCCGGCCGTGACTTTCTCGGCGAAGCAAAGCGCGTGCTGACGACGGAGGCGGGCGCCAAGCGGCTCGGCGGCAAGACCGAGGGTTTTGCGCCCTGGGCATCGACCGAGCTGAAGAAGGGCGGCCAGTCGTTGACCATCACGGCCACGCCCGCCCGTCACGGACCGGCCGGCATCGAGCCTTTGTCGGGCGACGTGATCGGCTTCGTGGTGGAATCGAGCAGGGCAGGCAGCCGCCCGATCTACATCAGCGGCGACACCACCTGGTTCGATGGCGTCGCGGAAGTGGCAAAGCGCTTCAAGTGTGGTGTGGTGCTGCCGTTCGCCGGCGCAGCCCAGACCCGCGGTCCGTTCCATCTCACGATGGATACCAACGACACCATCGAGACCGCGCGGGCATTTTCCGATGCAGTGATCGTGCCCGTGCATACCGACGGCTGGGCGCATTTCCGCCAGAGCGCCGGCGATTTGCGCGCCACCTTCGATACGCTGGGGTTTGGATCGCGCTTGCGCATTCTGGAGCCGGGCGTGGCGACGACCATCGAGACGGCGCACCCCGCGTGA
- a CDS encoding DMT family transporter: MSLAPSVAVPRAGFNPLPLYIGLFCLLWSFAFVAGKIGVTDCPPLILLAARFSLAGVLILGITVLRGEAWSSLAWRDAAVFAIIGVANNALYLGLGYTGLQTVSAGLGGLIVSANPVFTAVLAAAFLGETLTWRKVMGLLLGIAGVGFIVWHRMSVGTDDWHGILFTLASLASIVAGTILFKVLAPKGSLWVGNGVQNLSAGIVLLPFAFTFSSVGDIVPSARLLGAFAFLVLGGSILAYLLWFHLLKVCGATAASAYHFLMPPLGMLFAFLVLGEHVELRDLLGIVPVALGIYLVTRPAASAPVKRSTT, encoded by the coding sequence ATGTCGCTCGCGCCCTCGGTCGCGGTTCCTCGCGCCGGTTTCAATCCGCTCCCGCTCTATATCGGCCTGTTCTGCCTGCTCTGGAGTTTTGCCTTCGTCGCCGGCAAGATCGGCGTCACCGATTGCCCGCCGCTGATCCTGCTTGCCGCGCGTTTCTCGCTGGCCGGCGTCCTGATCCTCGGCATTACGGTGCTGCGTGGCGAGGCGTGGTCTTCGCTCGCCTGGCGCGATGCGGCCGTTTTCGCGATCATCGGCGTCGCCAACAACGCGCTCTATCTCGGCCTCGGCTACACCGGGCTGCAGACCGTATCCGCAGGCCTCGGCGGCCTGATCGTCAGCGCCAATCCGGTGTTCACCGCCGTGCTCGCGGCGGCCTTTCTGGGTGAGACACTGACCTGGCGCAAGGTGATGGGCCTTTTGCTCGGCATTGCCGGCGTCGGCTTTATCGTCTGGCACCGCATGTCGGTTGGCACGGATGACTGGCACGGCATCCTGTTCACGTTGGCGTCATTGGCCTCGATCGTGGCCGGCACCATCCTGTTCAAGGTGCTTGCGCCGAAGGGCAGCCTCTGGGTCGGCAATGGCGTGCAGAATCTCTCAGCCGGCATCGTGCTGCTGCCGTTTGCGTTCACCTTCTCCAGCGTGGGCGACATCGTGCCGAGCGCGCGGCTCCTGGGTGCGTTCGCGTTCCTCGTGCTCGGCGGATCGATCCTTGCGTATCTGCTCTGGTTTCATCTCCTGAAAGTGTGTGGCGCGACCGCCGCGAGCGCCTATCATTTCCTGATGCCGCCGCTCGGCATGCTGTTCGCGTTCCTCGTGCTCGGTGAGCATGTCGAACTTCGCGATCTGCTCGGGATCGTTCCGGTGGCGCTCGGCATCTATCTGGTGACCCGCCCGGCGGCGTCAGCGCCGGTCAAGAGGAGTACGACATGA
- a CDS encoding LysR family transcriptional regulator, protein MLDLELLRSFVSVVDAGGFTRAGERVHRTQSTVSQQIKRLEDDVGQPLLNRSGKDVTPTEAGERLLSYARRLLALAEEARDVVARPESEGAVRLGVPEDFAAYRLAKLLAAFSRSHPGLRLDVRADQSANLKRELERGELDLALFKRAAGEKGGIAVWPERVHWVTSKTHPRDVSTGSVPLIGFPSGCLYRAGAIHALESAGRFWHMAYTSSNLSGIQAAVAAGMGLSILSEMAIQADHRVLTAKDGFAPIDRTEVALVAAPDASPATLRLADRLAEFCSTVQAKAA, encoded by the coding sequence ATGCTCGATCTGGAGCTCCTGCGCAGCTTTGTCAGTGTCGTCGATGCCGGCGGCTTCACCCGTGCCGGCGAACGCGTTCACCGCACCCAATCGACCGTCAGCCAGCAAATCAAACGGCTGGAAGACGATGTCGGCCAGCCACTATTGAACCGCAGCGGCAAGGACGTGACGCCGACCGAAGCCGGCGAACGGCTATTGTCGTACGCGCGGCGTCTGCTGGCGTTGGCGGAGGAAGCGCGCGACGTGGTGGCGCGCCCCGAGAGCGAGGGCGCGGTGCGGCTTGGTGTGCCCGAGGATTTTGCCGCCTATCGCTTGGCGAAACTGCTGGCGGCATTCTCGCGCTCACATCCCGGCCTGCGGCTCGACGTGCGCGCCGATCAGAGCGCCAACCTCAAGCGCGAGCTCGAACGCGGCGAACTCGATCTCGCATTGTTCAAGCGTGCCGCCGGGGAAAAGGGTGGCATCGCGGTGTGGCCGGAGCGCGTGCACTGGGTCACCAGCAAAACCCATCCACGCGATGTCAGCACCGGCTCGGTGCCGCTGATCGGCTTTCCTTCGGGCTGCCTATATCGCGCGGGCGCGATCCATGCACTGGAAAGCGCCGGGCGTTTCTGGCACATGGCCTATACCTCTTCAAACCTCTCCGGCATCCAGGCCGCGGTCGCCGCCGGCATGGGCCTTAGCATTTTGTCCGAGATGGCGATCCAGGCCGATCATCGCGTGCTGACGGCGAAGGATGGTTTTGCACCGATCGACCGAACCGAAGTGGCGCTGGTGGCGGCCCCCGATGCCAGCCCCGCGACATTGCGGCTGGCGGATCGGCTGGCCGAATTCTGCAGCACGGTGCAGGCGAAGGCGGCGTAA